In Lycium ferocissimum isolate CSIRO_LF1 chromosome 11, AGI_CSIRO_Lferr_CH_V1, whole genome shotgun sequence, a single genomic region encodes these proteins:
- the LOC132037372 gene encoding uncharacterized protein LOC132037372, with protein MATINGLTSPQPFLSRPKPSPKPNPKPLFLSKGLKQQRDWAVVGSVANETDLIPVQSNDTTDQQNGVVSGFGNEGMLSFEGAGGFASSSGVGGPNGEDKEDMEKLIDRAINATIVLAAGSFAITKLLTIDHDYWHGWTLFEILRYAPQHNWVAYEEALKRNPVLAKMVISGVVYSVGDWIAQCYEGKPLFDIDRGRMLRSGLVGFTLHGSLSHYYYQFCEALFPFEDWWVVPAKVAFDQTVWSAIWNSIYFTVLGILRLESPLAIFSELKATFFPMLTAGWKLWPFAHLITYGVVPVEQRLLWVDCVELIWVTILSTYSNEKSEARVSEASVEADMQPPSIGPPQE; from the exons ATGGCTACTATCAATGGCTTGACGTCACCTCAGCCCTTTCTCTCTCGACCAAAGCCCAGCCCAAAGCCCAACCCAAAGCCCTTATTCTTATCCAAAGGTCTAAAACAACAGAGGGACTGGGCTGTAGTGGGCTCGGTGGCTAACGAAACCGACTTGATTCCGGTCCAAAGTAACGACACTACAGACCAACAAAACGGTGTCGTAAGTGGGTTTGGAAATGAAGGGATGTTATCATTTGAAGGTGCTGGTGGGTTTGCTTCTTCAAGTGGTGTTGGTGGGCCCAATGGGGAAGATAAGGAGGATATGGAGAAATTAATTGATAGGGCTATAAATGCAACTATTGTTTTAGCTGCTGGATCTTTTGCTATTACTAAGTTGCTCACTATTGACCATGATTACTGGCAT GGATGGACCTTATTTGAGATATTGAGATATGCACCTCAGCACAACTGGGTTGCATATGAGGAAGCCCTTAAAAGAAATCCAGTTTTGGCTAAGATGGTTATCAGTGGAGTGGTTTACTCTGTTGGAGATTGGATTGCACAG TGCTATGAAGGGAAGCCTCTTTTTGACATTGATCGTGGACGTATGTTGAGATCAGGCTTAGTTGGATTCACGCTACATGGATCCCtctctcattattattatcagtTCTGTGAGGCACTGTTTCCGTTCGAAGATTGGTGGGTGGTTCCTGCCAAGGTTGCCTTTGATCAAACTGTTTGGTCAGCAATTTGGAACAGCATCTACTTCACAGTTTTGGGAATTTTACGTCTTGAATCCCCTCTTGCCATTTTCAGTGAATTGAAGGCTACATTCTTCCCAATGTTGACT GCTGGTTGGAAGCTGTGGCCCTTTGCTCATCTAATTACGTATGGTGTGGTTCCGGTTGAACAAAGGCTTCTTTGGGTTGACTGTGTAGAACTCATTTGGGTGACAATACTCTCAAC TTATTCAAATGAGAAATCAGAAGCTAGAGTCTCTGAGGCATCGGTAGAAGCAGATATGCAACCTCCCTCAATAGGTCCACCACAG GAGTAA
- the LOC132037373 gene encoding NAC transcription factor 56-like, which produces MESTDSSTGSHQQPQLPPGFRFHPTDEELVVHYLKKKVASVPLPVSIIAEVDLYKFDPWELPAKATFGEQEWYFFSPRDRKYPNGARPNRAATSGYWKATGTDKPVLTAGGTQKVGVKKALVFYGGKPPKGLKTNWIMHEYRLADNKTNNKPPGCDLANKKSLRLDDWVLCRIYKKNNTQRPIDHERDDLNIDMMMGSSSINPPCLPNSMSMPNPFGQPKIPPLKSSNFGTLFENDQNLYEGGSQFSSKRPLANLYWNEDGAASNDNSQSTKRFLTENMEDGINMNARADEQNGSIVSLLSQLPQTPSLHQQQALGSLSDGVFRQPYSGMNWYS; this is translated from the exons ATGGAGAGTACTGATTCATCAACCGGCTCTCATCAGCAACCTCAACTGCCACCTGGCTTTCGTTTTCATCCAACTGATGAAGAACTTGTTGTTCATTACCTTAAGAAAAAAGTAGCCTCTGTTCCTTTACCTGTTTCTATTATTGCTGAAGTTGATCTTTACAAATTTGATCCTTGGGAACTTCCTG cTAAGGCAACGTTTGGAGAACaagaatggtacttcttcagtcCAAGGGATAGGAAGTATCCAAACGGGGCGAGGCCAAACAGGGCAGCAACTTCAGGTTATTGGAAAGCTACCGGAACCGACAAGCCGGTGCTTACCGCCGGTGGGACTCAAAAAGTTGGTGTTAAGAAAGCACTAGTTTTCTATGGAGGCAAACCACCAAAAGGGTTGAAAACAAATTGGATCATGCATGAATATAGACTTGCTGAcaataaaacaaataataagCCCCCTGGTTGTGACCTTGCCAATAAAAAATCCTTAAGG CTAGATGATTGGGTTTTATGTAGGATTTACAAGAAGAACAATACTCAAAGACCAATAGATCACGAGAGGGACgatttgaatattgatatgatgatgggaTCATCATCAATTAATCCACCATGCCTCCCAAATTCAATGTCAATGCCAAATCCATTTGGTCAACCAAAAATTCCACCACTAAAATCTTCAAATTTTGGTACATTGTTTGAAAATGACCAAAATTTATATGAAGGAGGATCCCAATTTTCTTCAAAGAGACCATTGGCAAATTTGTACTGGAATGAAGATGGAGCAGCTAGTAACGACAATTCTCAATCAACAAAAAGGTTTTTAACGGAGAATATGGAAGACGGTATAAATATGAATGCTCGAGCAGATGAACAGAATGGATCTATCGTAAgtcttctgagtcaacttcCTCAAACTCCGTCACTTCATCAGCAACAAGCTCTGGGGTCTCTTAGTGACGGAGTTTTTCGACAACCTTATTCGGGGATGAACTGGTACTCTTAG